In Pyrus communis chromosome 15, drPyrComm1.1, whole genome shotgun sequence, the genomic stretch gactatgatacccctagttaaGTACAATTTCTTATGATTGACGAAGGTTTTATGGAATTGCCTTCAGGCGACTATGTTACCATTATTGAGCACTATTTTATACATACATGTTTTATGaatgttttatggcatgctagggttttcggaaaacccattacatattatgctatatgtgttttcaaaataggggttattatgttcgaaagaaaatggttttcttattattattattatttatattcaacCTTGGTCCACTCACGCGTTGTTTTTGCACATCTTTcaagacttagaatcgaggcgtacgATCCCGGCATAAAGGTACTTCCGCATTGGTATCTTCGAGTTCTCTCGGTGGAAGACCCATTCCTTTGTTCGTACCTTTTTTATAATATTCCTTTCATATTATTcttaattagttgtatgctctgaacacgttcccaCATTCgcatattttgttattttaaattttacatattttatttatgtttgttctttcttcataacttgcatgcatgttaaaatgacttcgtcaccttcggatgttggccagcacgtgcctatcctaaTGTTTGGAGGATATGGGGATCAGGGCGTGTCAAAAACCCTTTACTAAATTATTCAAATCACCAAAACAATTTATCCCTGCTTAATAAGAgtttccaaaataaaaagaatttagtTTATAGAAACTAGCATATGCCCCACACTCTGtgtgtgaaaataatttttatttttattttaaattaggaaggagaaagggagaaaaaatgaatgtggattaaagagaagttttcttttatatattttatttttcaaaattacaGGATGTTAGGATGACCCTTGGGTGAGGCtttaaaaaaaactgtaaaattgAGTTTGTGTGAATTTACTTCACTGCccatgattttgttttgtggTAGAAGACAAAATTATCTTTTTACcctcttttagttgacaaaaggaattttattaatgtagtttagataaaataataaaatgacaaagagagtaaaattaataaattattataatagtttcaaactctcattttaataataaaaagttttcttaaaaaaaataattaaaagctaTAAAAGTTACAAGATAAAAATATActagaaaaaaaacaaattgccATACGCGTGAGTTTGTGGCTAAAAGCTAGTATAATAAAATGTAAGGAGTTGCCAGAATCAACCACATTTCATGTTTCTCCACCCACCTTATTTCTTCACCACTgtcaaaattaaaaagtaaaaacatcaTTGTCCCACCCATTATTGTTTAAAATGAtcttcacattttttttaattcttttttaacttttcccttgactataaaaaggaaaaaacttaCAAATTATTGTTTTTGGAGACCAATTATTGTTCTTGGAGACCAAGACCCCCCAAACTGTAATAACCTATTCGCACTGACATGTGAATGACAACACTAAACTTTCGATAAGAGAAGGTTGAATACTTTGTTAATATGATCTAGAAATTCTTTGTTAACATCATAGTCTGTGTGATCCTCGAAGATAATTATTATCTTCATTATGAGATGGATTCAAAGATGTGTAAATCTATTAAAATGATTAGAATAAAGTCATTTCAGTGTCTCTCGTTGATTTATAATCTAGTCAATCGCGTTCTTTATACCTAAATTAAGGTATTATGACGTAATAAATTGGAATGATGAGTTGgaggaaataattaattaaattagttagGATTTAGGTTCAATCATCTCTAAAGGCGAGtttaaaccaaattattacGATTAGCTTAGTGTGATGCTTAATTCATTTCTTCattctttagtgtagataatgtcgtatgtattaaaaaattagttaattagtttctacttagtactacagtctaatgatattcatttcatatgtgagtgagaggtcttagattcgattctcgccaaagacaaatttgaaccacattgtgaggctaagtccatccatttcctttagtgtagatagtatcaattgtttaaaaaaaaaagaaagagttaATTAGTTATTATGAAACGCTTAATTAGTGGAAAATCGATTATACCACTCACTTATATTTAAATACACGACAATGAAAATTAAAGAACGTAGGGAATAACCAAATAACGACCAAATATTAACAAGATAGCAAGTAAATATCGTTCATTGAAGGGCAATTTAATCATTTTTCGGCTCAGACAATTCTACTTATGTACAAAGTGAGTcccatttttttaaaatcacaATCTTCCCCAACATATTTCAGCCGTTTGGATTCCACCCAACCCTAACAATATGGGTCCCCACCATTCTCACAAACCCTTTAGCAAAAGAGGAATTTTGTGCTAGAAATACGATCTGATACACCAActgttataatataaatagtctgatatttgagaaaattcaaCCACTCAACCCTACTGATATGGGTCCCCACTATTCTCACAAACCCTTTGGCAAAAGAGGTTTTTTTATGTGCCGGAAACATGCTTTGATACACTAACTGTCATAGTATAAATATTCGGATACTTGAGAAAATTTAACCACTTATATAATGTACCGGATCATGTTTTAAGTACGATGAAAAATTTCCCTTCAAAACAGATGACAGCAAGTAAAAGGTCCACATCCAAAGCCAAAACAATAACTTTCTTTTTGTAGAATGGGAACCATTGCTGTCTCCTCTCCTTAAATTTGCCACAAAAAGCATAACCAAGCAACACAATTGTCTTCGCGGATTTAATATCTACCCAACATAATTTACGTCACGCGCCAATGTCACCCTCGTATCCATTTTAATCCATAAGTTTCTCCACGCGCTGTGTCTCGTCTGGGGCTTGCCAGTCTTTGTGACATTGAAGACGCCGTTATCGGTCCAGAACGATGACGTTGAGGCACTCCAGCCTTGCAGGGTCCGTGACCGTCCAACCACACGTATATATGCAACCACCCCTATAAGTAACGTGCACGTCATTATTACTCATCATTCACCATTGACTTTAGCAATCAGACACCTTTTCCACCCATCCAACGGTCCAAAATCAAGGAGGAGCTACGGTTTGGAAAACAGATGTTTGctatcatttcatttcattttcgcGTACTTGCTAAATCAAAGGCCGACAAATCTTTATGTGGTAGGAGATATTTATCAATTATTAGGCACTCAATGTTAGCTATAGATTTTTTggaatttgttttaaaatgactaaaatcgTTTTTAtagaaagtgtttttgaaatcaatttttAGTGAAAACACAAATGAATTATTAGAAGGTATTTTAAGTACTTTCTACAAGAACCAATCCATAACCGGTACTTCTTGAATAAagcatttaaagtgcttttggattccaaaaacactttaataaaaaatacttcCAAACAAGCCGATGCCACTGTTTTGTCACATTCCATCACATGCACAATAAAGGAGACATTATGTATTGGTATtctacaatttttatttttttaacaagtgATATTAACTACATTAAGGGAAATGGGGTGGGCTTaccctcacaatggactagtaataatgtgattcaaattctccTTTTACGATAATCGAAcgtaagacctctcacttacgaGTGAAAAGAAATAGTACTAAACTGTAGTACAAAAATGAGATTCTTCAAATTTTAACACTCTTATATTGAATCAAACTCTTAACACAAACGGCTTCATggactaattttttttcatagttatgaTATATTTAACTGCTTGGCACGAATATTAATCATGTTTGTTTCCTTTTCCACATTAAACACTAACACTTAGACCATCTCGAACCGAAGAAGGGCAAAATGGCTCATTTTAACCCTCTTGTTCTCCAAgagaattaatattttaatgaacagtgcatgaccatattttttaccatctccaaccgatgggcTAGAGAGCCATAGGTCAAACATAGCCCTATGAcgaaaaaccatctccaactgagggccaaagggctatagtatggaatgtgaaaaaattgaaataaaataaggtaagataatgttGAATGGTGAAAATATATATGAGAAATGGATTAGGAAaaagaattagaaaaaaaaaaagaaaaaaattgggttgggacaaaaaaaaaaaaaaaatctaaaaccctaaaccctaaagtgGGTTGGGCAAAtggaaaagaaccaaaaaaaaaaaaaaaagaaaaaaaaaaaaaaaagataagtgGGCTGGCCAGCCGGTTAGCCCTTTGGCTCTTTTTTGTCCCATGAGGttcacgagccctttggcctagctctcggttggagactGTTTTCGAGTTATTTTCagccctctggccctttggatccttcggttggagatgaccttatttAAGATAAAACGAAAAGATATAACTTTTAACCAAGAGTGTTTTGGTTTGATGGATAAAGGCTTGCATATACAAATATATCGCTACAGTGACATTATGTATTAATAAAATGACGACATATATAGGTTTTGttcaaatatatttattttattgacacaaaattataacgATGTACACATGTTATCTAAGTTATTCTCCAGCTAAGAGATTTCATTTTCTTGATTTGGTACAACATTGAAGAGGCAAGAAAACAAAAGTAATCAAAGTAATAAGTTCAAAGAGAAAAGTTAAAGACACTTTTAAAAGTGAGATTATTTGTTAACTCTTtgtcatttcatatttttaataaaatttacgcactaatattataaaatactagcatatgggcacacataaagtgtgtgagaaaactttttatttttgtttttgaaactcaaagagagaggaagaaaatcaGAAAGTGggaagccttttttttttatttatttatttagttagagatatgttaggattacatgaaggtgagatttaaaataaaaaaaaagcaaaatttgattatgtgaaattacatttatgtcccatatttcttattcatattttattttaattagaaagttaaactggtaatttcataaaattttggttgacaattagtgttttattaattagtatagattgtcaaaaaaacaaaaaaaaattgagaatccACAAATAGATACTGATCTGAGCCTGGCCATTAATTGTCGCTCAAGTACAAGTCTATCTTTTTCCTctttcccttcttttctttctctttctccaaATATTGAAACCATCAAAAGCTCAGAGGGTAAAAGGAAGGACGGGCggaaacaaaaatagaaaataattcaagctgttattattttattattaaaggTACTGAAGGAGCGAGCGAGCGAGCAAGCAAAGAGCTGAGTCTGAGTGTCCGTTCAAAGCAGATGCAACGGGCAGCCGGCAGAAGCAGCGGCGGTGAAGTGAGTCAAGGAGGAAGCGGACTCGGGCGGTACAGCTCGGCCCCAGCCACATGGTTAGAAGCGCTGCTTGAAGAGGACGAGGAGGACCCACTGAAGCCGACACAGTGCTTGACTGAGCTTCTTGCCGGCAGCACGCCTTGTACGACGGTGGATCCAGCTTCGTATGATGCTGCAGCTGGGTACCTTAGTCGACAGAAAAGCTCACCGGCTGATTTTAATGGCGGCGGCGGGGAGTCGGGGGGATATTTCGCCGGGTTTGGAATTCCGGCCCACCTCGACTTTgtgtcgtcgtcgtcgtcgttgTCCCCAAACAGCCCTTCTTCCTCTGCTAATAAGAGGGTTCGGGAGCAACAGCAACACCACTTTTCCTCCGACACACATGTggtcagttttttatttttttatttaatgaattATATGGTTATTAGTTTGTTAatctagtttaattaattaaaattaaatttagtaATCTGGATTAATTTGTGAAATGGCAGAAAGTGGAGGAAGGAGGATTGGAGGATTCGGTGGGTTGCAGGGTGAGGGCCAAGCGTGGTTGTGCTACGCATCCCAGGAGCATTGCTGAAAGGGTTTGTAATTGTTTCCATTAACTTAACTTAATCACTCGTTACCTACACACTAATTGTATATATTTCTCCAGAAATTTGAAAGGTGAAggaatttatttatattaattataagATACCAAATTTAGTTTGTTGGTTAATTTGTTATATTATAGGTCAGGAGGACTAAGATCAGTGATCGCATAAGGAAGCTTCAAGAGCTTGTGCCCAACATGGATAAGGTACACCCTTGAGGCTTGACCCTCCCTcctattcattttatttttatcaatttttgtaTAGTTTTAGGGCCCCAGTTTTCTACACATTTTAGTTCTTCTAGTCGAGAAATTTTCCAAATGTCCAGTATTCAAGCAGATACTTCACGTGTCATAAAATAAGTGGAGggccacaaaaaaaattatattatttactcGACTTGTATTATTACATGTGGAGTACCTTGAATACCTGGTACTTGGAAATATCTCTCCTTCGAGTCCTGCATCACTTACTTTAAACATGTTTGGATGATTAACATTTGTGTCATGAATATTGAAAACTAAGTAGTGGTGAAATTAATTTAAACTATAGAATTGTATGAAAAATCATATCTCAAACAAATTTAAGGCTCGGTTTGGATTCTCAACTATTTAGATTTTAAATCTAGGCAATCAAATTTTCGTAGATTTGGAGTCTAGATGTTTGAATTAAACATTTTACAGCATAAGATAACTTACAGAAATGGTAACAGTATATGGTTGATGTATTATTATTATACCCATTTTATAGGTTTTAAATTTAAGCAATCAGTatctagtttatgatgaaatcttAGAATTCAGACCCACGTCTATTCTAAGTTGCATCAACTTTCCTTAAAGGCTCGTGGGTTGATGCTTGTTTAAGGAGTGTATCTACAAGAAAATTATCCCAGATAGGTCATTGGGTTATGAAGGGTTGTTTTAATTATCTGCATCAATTTTAATGGTTAATAAACATTTAAATGATTTCTTGTTTACTTTcgtattttcaactcctttctTCTCCGCCGCTTTTTATTGAGATGCTAAGTTATCACGATATGCAGTAAACTGTAAGCATCCattatatttcaaattaccaTCAAGCTTAACCCGTAGGGTAACAAGTTAGGAATGTTACTGATAAAGATAATCTcttttagataaaaaaaataataataatggtcAAGAAAATTACAATGAAATGAGAAAAGTACACTAACGCATTTTTTCCCACAATCGACCCCacctagtgggaaaaggctttgttgtgtTGTGTTGTTGTTGTAGAGGTCGTGAGTACTCTTTGGCTTGGGGGCTATTTAAATAGAGTATTTCTATGCACAGTACAAAGGTGGAGCCAGAAAATTTTTTGTGGGTGGGCTAGCTAAAAAAATTACCCCAAAAtcaaatgatatatatttttttttgctacATACATATTATATgcaaaaatttaagtttaactTCTGTACTTGAAGACTTAAAATTTGCTTGGTATGAACTCAATTAAGCTTCGCATTTGCATACCGCAAAAATTACAATGAATCATTAAACTTACATATATTTAGATGCAAACACAAGAAGAATATAAAAAACTTGACATCTCAATTACAAACACACAGCTAGTACAAAGCAAAACAATGAAAGTAGATGTAAAggcaatattaaaaaaaaaaaattggttgaaaCTTATTGCTGAATCAAAGCAGAATAATCTTGAACAAAATGGTATCGCAATTTCCAtgataatttttatatttctagTTGTGCTATATAGTCGCTAGGctagtttcattaaaaaataattcttctTGCAGATTTTTTTGTCTATTTTATTAGACTACGCAGTAAAATACATGTACAATTATACATGTTGCCACAAACTTTCCCTGGGCTACAGCCCACCGTAGCCTTTGGTGTGGCTACGCCATTGGCACAGTAATCGTTGCTATAATGATGATGTGGTAGCAATACTTTTCATGCTTCAAACTGTAATCACTTGAATCTTGTATTGAAGAATTTGAGTGAATGAAATGCTTTAAGAGAGTAGCACGTGAGCATTTTTCTGTGTATGGAACAAACGTCATGTGCGGGAACAAGTTGCATCGCTGCAGCTGCAGTGAAGCCATAACAGCGATTTTTGAAAAGAATATGTATATGTTGGTGAACTTAGTGTTATTTTGGCCATTGGTCTCACTTGCTTATGGAGAAAGTTATTTAGGGAGGCAAGGTTGACTTTTATGATTCCCTAGTCATGCATACTTTATAAACGAGAGAGGTTGTACCTTCGGTGGAGCAGAAAAGGTGCAAATATGATGGAGCTGAT encodes the following:
- the LOC137718770 gene encoding transcription factor bHLH80-like; translation: MQRAAGRSSGGEVSQGGSGLGRYSSAPATWLEALLEEDEEDPLKPTQCLTELLAGSTPCTTVDPASYDAAAGYLSRQKSSPADFNGGGGESGGYFAGFGIPAHLDFVSSSSSLSPNSPSSSANKRVREQQQHHFSSDTHVKVEEGGLEDSVGCRVRAKRGCATHPRSIAERVRRTKISDRIRKLQELVPNMDKQTNTADMLDEAVEYVKFLQKQIQELSEHQRRCKCIAKE